One window of Candidatus Mycobacterium wuenschmannii genomic DNA carries:
- a CDS encoding beta-ketoacyl [acyl carrier protein] synthase domain-containing protein: MPMAEDPIVIVGMALEAPGGIDTAAGFWDLLSQGREALTPFPVDRGWSVRELFAGSRRSGFKEIHDRGGFLSAATMFDPEFFGISPREAVAMDPQQRVALRVSWRALENSGINPDDMAGHDLGCYLGASATGYGPQMAEFSEYSGHLLAGTALSVISGRIAYTLGSTGPAVTIDSSCASALVAFHAAVRALQNGDCDLALAGGVNVLGSPGFFVEFSKQHALSDDGHCRAYSAQASGTVWAEGAAVFVLQRKSAARRDGRPILAEILGSAINHDGRSAGLSAPSCAAQVSLFRRAIAEAGIRPDDVGMVEGHGTGTRLGDRTELQSLAQTYGDTEPERGALLGSVKSNLGHALAASGALGLAKILVSAENGAIPATLHAADASPEIDWEKQGLRLATTLTPWPSVDGQRVAATSAFGIAGTNAHVIVSLPEVA; encoded by the coding sequence ATGCCGATGGCTGAAGACCCGATCGTCATCGTCGGGATGGCGCTGGAAGCGCCCGGCGGAATCGATACCGCGGCCGGCTTCTGGGACCTGCTGTCGCAGGGCCGTGAGGCGCTAACCCCGTTTCCCGTCGACCGCGGGTGGTCGGTACGCGAACTGTTCGCCGGCTCTCGGCGCAGCGGTTTCAAGGAGATCCACGACCGCGGTGGATTCCTCAGCGCGGCAACGATGTTCGACCCGGAGTTCTTCGGGATCTCGCCCCGTGAGGCGGTCGCAATGGACCCGCAGCAGCGAGTTGCGCTGCGGGTGTCGTGGCGAGCGCTCGAAAACAGCGGCATCAATCCCGACGACATGGCCGGGCACGACCTGGGGTGCTACCTCGGTGCGTCGGCCACCGGGTACGGCCCACAGATGGCCGAATTCTCCGAATACAGTGGCCATCTGTTGGCGGGCACCGCCCTCAGCGTGATCTCGGGCCGGATCGCCTACACGCTGGGATCGACGGGCCCGGCGGTGACCATCGACTCGTCCTGCGCGTCGGCGCTGGTGGCGTTCCACGCCGCCGTCCGGGCGTTGCAGAACGGCGACTGCGACCTTGCGTTGGCGGGCGGGGTCAACGTATTGGGCTCGCCCGGCTTCTTCGTCGAGTTCTCCAAGCAGCACGCGCTGTCCGACGACGGGCATTGCCGCGCCTACAGCGCGCAGGCCAGCGGGACCGTCTGGGCCGAAGGCGCCGCCGTCTTTGTGCTGCAACGTAAGTCGGCCGCCCGCCGCGATGGCCGGCCGATTCTCGCCGAAATCCTCGGCAGCGCGATCAACCACGACGGCCGCAGCGCCGGGTTGAGCGCGCCCAGCTGCGCGGCCCAGGTCAGCCTGTTCCGCCGCGCCATCGCCGAGGCGGGCATCCGTCCCGACGACGTCGGGATGGTGGAGGGCCACGGCACCGGCACCCGGCTGGGCGATCGCACCGAATTGCAGTCGCTGGCCCAGACGTACGGCGACACCGAACCCGAGCGCGGTGCCCTGCTGGGGTCGGTCAAGTCGAACCTCGGTCACGCACTGGCGGCCAGCGGCGCGCTCGGCCTGGCCAAGATCCTGGTGTCCGCCGAGAACGGAGCGATCCCGGCGACCCTGCACGCCGCCGATGCCAGCCCCGAGATCGACTGGGAGAAACAGGGTTTGCGGCTCGCCACGACGCTCACGCCCTGGCCGTCCGTTGACGGCCAACGCGTCGCCGCGACGTCGGCATTCGGGATCGCCGGCACCAACGCGCACGTCATCGTCTCGCTGCCCGAGGTCGCGTGA
- the mbtD gene encoding mycobactin polyketide synthase MbtD, with the protein MLAQPLPDGRVPILLSAHDERLIGQDAWAILDFVDRLDADRDPTVEVAATVQRLRRVRRHRAVVRAADRAELVAALAALAHDEEHPLVARSSKSVTPSAAFVFPGQGNQWQSMGVEAYGRLAAYRAEADRCAEAFVAAGYPSPLPYLQGDAERDWSRVEIQGAQFTHAVSLAAQWKFSGVLPAITVGHSLGEIAAAYVAEKISLADAAALVGARATVVGRLTGHYAMVVLGLAVDDAQALIGETPGWLEVSAVNGPSATVVSGDHDAVVAVTASAQAGGVFAQKLIVDYPGHTSALRPLGEELAALQPRSAFVDGPMAFIGSAIGAEVGSDVDFSQYWYESLCSTVRFDRAVVAAQKCGADAFIEMSAHPSLLYPLNDLVVDDSAVILGSGHRDGSIVDVLSGNIAAAAVADPHYPWAAALPADTRAPVRGFPNAPMRAVHLWAAPEPMTTTLVETANPLTVAIEDWQPADASTPAAPTRCAIAIVGDDGGHLSAAASAHRGYEVVSPTEAEIVAVLAPTLDALDATEAVAQIAGRSDVGLPDYTAIIGPRCRAVWLLTAAGEHVLPGDPAARPAQAALAAMHRSVAFEFGDQTFGTLDLPAGEIDVHIAVAALDVLLGDAGVLALRGSEPLPFVRTLRETREPATARGLDAAALENVVITGGSGAIGLRYAQHCIERGARRVILLSRNGIAPDVLEGLIGRHHVEVHAPRCDITDRVAVGAVAAEYAGAGASLLIHTAGIASASLRDELTGPDVAAVCAAKVAGLAAMADGWPLQPECRILACSSVFGVWGGHGHAAYAASNRILDVLAAQLRATGLDCTAIRWGLWQDAGVVEAAEIARTERSGLIAMRPEAAVTASLGRFDGDPLIFDADLDRLRVFFESQGIPIPFAVPSDVDDTVQRNGVDARPLVEVVCTELAATLHLGDSESIDATASLIDLGLDSLLALDLRRRLRRTVGHSAPVARMLGGITVNELIDVLGATDGQDMGKVGIHA; encoded by the coding sequence ATGCTGGCCCAACCATTGCCTGACGGCCGCGTCCCGATACTGCTCTCGGCGCATGACGAGCGGCTGATCGGCCAGGACGCCTGGGCAATACTCGATTTCGTCGACCGGCTCGATGCCGACCGTGACCCGACCGTTGAAGTCGCCGCCACCGTGCAACGGTTGCGGCGCGTGCGCCGGCATCGTGCCGTCGTGCGGGCCGCGGATCGCGCCGAGCTGGTTGCGGCGCTGGCGGCGCTGGCGCACGACGAGGAGCATCCGCTGGTGGCTCGCTCGTCGAAAAGCGTTACGCCGTCTGCCGCATTCGTGTTTCCCGGTCAGGGCAACCAATGGCAGTCGATGGGAGTGGAGGCCTACGGCCGGCTCGCCGCATACCGCGCCGAAGCGGACCGGTGCGCGGAGGCGTTCGTCGCCGCCGGATACCCGTCGCCGCTGCCATACCTGCAGGGCGATGCGGAGCGGGACTGGTCGCGCGTCGAGATCCAGGGGGCGCAGTTCACCCACGCGGTGAGCCTGGCGGCGCAATGGAAGTTCAGCGGCGTGTTGCCGGCGATCACGGTCGGGCACAGTCTCGGCGAGATCGCGGCTGCCTATGTGGCCGAGAAGATTTCGCTGGCCGACGCCGCGGCGCTGGTCGGTGCCCGCGCCACCGTGGTGGGCCGATTGACCGGTCACTACGCGATGGTGGTGCTCGGCCTCGCTGTCGACGACGCGCAGGCACTGATCGGCGAGACGCCGGGTTGGCTGGAGGTCTCGGCGGTCAACGGGCCGTCGGCGACAGTGGTGTCGGGTGACCATGACGCGGTCGTCGCGGTCACCGCGTCGGCGCAGGCAGGTGGCGTCTTCGCGCAGAAGCTCATCGTGGACTACCCCGGGCACACCAGCGCCCTGCGGCCGCTGGGCGAGGAACTGGCCGCGCTGCAACCCCGCTCGGCCTTCGTCGATGGACCGATGGCGTTCATCGGCTCGGCCATCGGAGCCGAGGTCGGCAGCGACGTCGACTTCTCGCAGTACTGGTACGAAAGTCTCTGCAGTACAGTGCGATTCGACCGTGCTGTGGTTGCCGCCCAGAAATGCGGAGCCGATGCGTTCATCGAGATGTCGGCGCACCCCTCGCTGTTGTATCCGCTCAACGACCTGGTCGTCGACGACTCCGCGGTGATTCTCGGATCGGGTCACCGCGACGGTTCGATCGTCGACGTGTTGTCCGGCAACATCGCCGCCGCCGCGGTCGCCGACCCGCACTACCCCTGGGCGGCAGCGCTTCCCGCGGACACCCGAGCGCCGGTGCGCGGATTCCCGAACGCTCCCATGCGGGCGGTACACCTGTGGGCCGCACCCGAACCGATGACCACCACCCTCGTCGAGACGGCCAACCCACTGACCGTGGCCATCGAAGACTGGCAACCCGCCGACGCCTCGACGCCCGCCGCACCGACGCGATGCGCCATTGCGATCGTCGGCGACGACGGGGGACACCTGAGCGCGGCCGCTTCGGCGCATCGCGGATACGAGGTGGTGTCGCCGACCGAAGCGGAAATCGTTGCGGTGCTGGCACCTACCCTCGACGCACTCGACGCGACCGAGGCCGTCGCGCAGATCGCCGGCCGCAGTGACGTAGGCCTGCCGGACTACACGGCGATCATCGGCCCGCGCTGCCGGGCCGTGTGGCTGCTCACGGCAGCCGGCGAGCACGTGCTGCCCGGCGACCCGGCGGCCCGCCCGGCGCAGGCGGCGCTGGCCGCGATGCACCGCAGCGTCGCCTTCGAATTCGGCGACCAGACGTTCGGCACCCTTGACCTGCCGGCCGGTGAGATCGATGTCCACATCGCCGTCGCGGCCCTGGACGTGCTGCTCGGCGATGCCGGTGTGCTGGCACTGCGCGGCAGCGAACCGCTGCCTTTCGTCCGGACGTTGCGGGAGACCCGCGAGCCCGCGACGGCCCGGGGGCTGGATGCCGCCGCCCTGGAGAACGTGGTGATCACCGGGGGCAGCGGAGCCATCGGGTTGCGCTACGCGCAACACTGCATCGAACGCGGGGCGCGCCGGGTAATTCTGTTGAGTCGCAACGGAATAGCGCCCGATGTGCTCGAGGGACTGATCGGCCGGCACCACGTCGAGGTGCACGCGCCGCGATGCGACATCACCGACCGGGTAGCGGTCGGCGCGGTCGCGGCCGAATACGCCGGGGCGGGTGCATCACTGTTGATCCACACCGCGGGGATCGCGTCGGCCTCGCTGCGCGACGAACTCACCGGGCCGGACGTGGCCGCGGTGTGTGCGGCCAAAGTCGCCGGCCTGGCGGCGATGGCCGATGGGTGGCCGCTGCAACCGGAATGCCGGATCCTGGCGTGCTCGTCGGTGTTCGGCGTTTGGGGTGGGCATGGTCATGCCGCCTACGCGGCCTCGAACCGGATTCTCGACGTGTTGGCCGCGCAACTGCGCGCAACGGGGTTGGACTGCACGGCGATCCGCTGGGGTCTGTGGCAGGACGCCGGGGTGGTCGAGGCGGCGGAGATCGCCCGCACCGAACGCTCCGGGCTGATCGCCATGCGACCGGAGGCGGCGGTGACCGCCAGCCTGGGCCGGTTCGACGGCGACCCACTGATTTTCGACGCAGACCTCGACCGGCTACGGGTGTTCTTCGAGAGCCAGGGCATCCCGATTCCGTTCGCTGTGCCTTCGGACGTCGATGACACCGTGCAGCGCAACGGCGTTGACGCCCGGCCTCTGGTCGAGGTGGTCTGCACCGAGCTTGCGGCAACTCTGCATCTGGGCGATTCGGAGTCGATCGACGCGACGGCGTCGCTGATCGACCTCGGGCTGGATTCACTGCTGGCACTCGACCTGCGCCGTCGGCTGCGCCGGACGGTGGGCCACTCGGCTCCGGTGGCGCGGATGCTCGGCGGGATCACCGTCAACGAACTGATCGACGTCCTGGGCGCAACTGACGGCCAGGACATGGGGAAGGTTGGAATCCACGCGTGA
- a CDS encoding non-ribosomal peptide synthetase — protein sequence MAGSPSDVRAEVAELLGVSADSVDPAGNLVGQGLDSIRMMSLAGKWRRRGVDVDFAALAADPTVEAWSLLVGAGSDAAPPTDAAEPFDAGEAFPLAPMQHAMWVGRHESQPLGGVAGHLYVEFDGGATDPERLRRAAAALALRHPMLRVQFLSDGTQHIADTEHVEFPVTVHDLRDLSDETVAERLLSIREDKSHQQLDGQVFELTLSLLPGEKSRLHVDLDMQAADAMSYRTLMTDLATLYRGRQLADLGYSYQQYRHEIARREAEPRPAHDADRDWWSQRIPDFPDPPALPSTNRKALSRKSTRRWQWLDPQTRDALFAHARSRGVTPAMMFAAAFSHTLACWSSTSRFLLNVPLFGREALHPDVDSLVGDFTSSLLLDVDLTGTADAVSRAHTVQDAMRTAAAHAGYPGLSVLRDLARHRGTPVLAPVVFTSALGLGELFGSDVTESFGAPSWIISQGPQVSLDAQVTEFDGGVLVNWDVREDVFPAGVIDAMFAHHVDELQRLASSGDAWVQLDPPALPADQRAVRDAVNGRTAAPSGEALHDGFFRRAAEQPDAPAVIAGSGDLTYGQLRRQALAVAAALRDNGIGAGDTVAIMGPKTAEQIPALLGILAAGGVYLPISVDQPRDRAERILRAGEVKLALVCGGKPLALPVPALVIADVLADAPADPQFEPATTDPGELAYVLFTSGSTGEPKGVEVAHGASMNTVEFIGRHFEIGPADRCLALSTLEGDISVMDVFVTLRTGGSIVVVDEAQRRDPDAWSRLIAEHQVTVLHFMPGWLEMLSEVGAGRLSSVRVVPTGGDWVRPEVVRRLRADSPGLRFAGLGGATETATHNTIFEVGDLDELSPELTALPFGTPLTNNVCRVVNDRGGDCPDWVAGELWISGRGIARGYRGRPDLTAERFVEHDGQTWYRTGDLVRYWPDGVLEFVGRADHRVKISGYRVEIGEVEVALRQIPGVATAVAALVTATGGGEVLAAAIHADGSELTADAVRTAMSNLVPAHMIPQHLSFVDAVPYTVAGKIDRRIVAGRLATAVAEATAPQHRAPATPVEAAVAVIVGDVLKTDGVGVDDDFFALGGDSVLATQAVARVRSWLDTPDIIVADIFATRTVAALADLLGRRESEPGRLEQVAELYLEVVGMDAGRVVAAIAGDEALQ from the coding sequence ATAGCGGGGAGCCCGAGTGACGTGCGCGCTGAGGTGGCCGAATTGCTTGGCGTCAGCGCCGATTCCGTCGACCCCGCGGGCAATCTCGTCGGCCAGGGCCTCGATTCGATTCGGATGATGTCGCTCGCCGGCAAGTGGCGTCGGCGCGGGGTGGACGTCGACTTCGCCGCGCTGGCCGCCGATCCCACCGTCGAGGCGTGGTCGCTGCTCGTCGGGGCGGGTTCGGACGCGGCACCGCCCACCGATGCGGCGGAACCGTTCGACGCAGGCGAGGCATTCCCGTTGGCGCCCATGCAGCACGCCATGTGGGTCGGTCGTCACGAGAGTCAACCACTCGGCGGCGTGGCCGGCCACCTATATGTCGAATTCGACGGCGGCGCAACCGATCCCGAACGGCTTCGGCGGGCAGCCGCTGCACTGGCGCTGCGCCATCCGATGCTGCGGGTCCAGTTCCTCTCGGACGGCACCCAGCACATCGCGGACACCGAACACGTCGAATTCCCCGTCACCGTCCACGATCTCCGCGACCTGTCCGACGAGACGGTTGCCGAGCGGCTCCTGAGCATCCGGGAAGACAAGTCGCACCAGCAACTCGACGGGCAGGTGTTCGAGTTGACGCTCTCGTTACTGCCCGGCGAGAAGTCGCGACTGCACGTCGATCTGGACATGCAGGCGGCCGACGCGATGAGCTACCGCACCCTGATGACCGATCTGGCGACGCTGTATCGCGGACGGCAACTGGCGGATCTGGGCTACAGCTATCAGCAGTACCGCCACGAGATCGCCCGTCGGGAAGCGGAACCGCGGCCCGCGCACGATGCCGACCGGGACTGGTGGTCGCAGCGCATCCCGGACTTCCCCGATCCCCCCGCCCTACCGTCGACGAACCGAAAAGCGCTGTCACGAAAGAGTACTCGGCGGTGGCAGTGGTTGGACCCGCAAACACGGGACGCCCTGTTCGCCCACGCCCGGTCGCGTGGAGTCACCCCGGCGATGATGTTCGCCGCGGCCTTCTCGCACACCCTGGCGTGCTGGTCGAGCACCTCGCGATTTCTGCTCAACGTGCCGCTGTTCGGCCGCGAGGCGCTGCACCCCGACGTCGACAGCCTGGTCGGCGATTTCACCTCGTCACTGCTGCTCGACGTCGATCTGACCGGCACCGCCGATGCGGTGTCGCGGGCACACACGGTGCAGGACGCGATGCGCACTGCCGCCGCACACGCCGGCTACCCCGGCCTGTCGGTGTTGCGCGACCTGGCTCGCCATCGCGGCACCCCGGTGCTCGCCCCGGTCGTCTTCACCAGTGCGCTCGGGCTCGGCGAACTGTTCGGCAGCGACGTCACCGAGTCGTTCGGAGCCCCCAGCTGGATCATCTCGCAGGGGCCGCAGGTGTCCCTCGATGCGCAGGTGACCGAGTTCGACGGCGGCGTCCTGGTGAATTGGGATGTGCGCGAGGACGTTTTCCCGGCCGGGGTGATCGATGCGATGTTCGCGCATCACGTCGACGAGCTGCAGCGGCTGGCGTCGTCAGGCGATGCCTGGGTGCAACTAGACCCGCCCGCGCTCCCGGCCGACCAACGCGCGGTACGCGACGCGGTCAACGGCCGTACCGCCGCGCCCAGCGGAGAAGCCCTGCACGACGGCTTCTTTCGGCGCGCCGCCGAGCAGCCCGATGCTCCGGCCGTCATCGCCGGCTCCGGCGACCTGACCTACGGGCAGCTGCGCCGCCAGGCACTTGCTGTAGCCGCAGCGTTGCGCGACAACGGAATCGGCGCGGGCGACACGGTCGCGATCATGGGTCCGAAGACCGCCGAACAGATCCCCGCGCTGCTGGGAATCCTCGCGGCGGGCGGCGTGTACCTGCCGATCAGCGTCGACCAGCCGCGCGACCGCGCGGAGCGCATCCTGCGGGCCGGCGAGGTGAAGCTGGCCCTGGTGTGCGGCGGCAAGCCGCTCGCGTTGCCGGTGCCGGCACTGGTCATTGCTGACGTGCTCGCCGACGCGCCCGCCGATCCGCAGTTCGAGCCTGCGACAACCGATCCCGGCGAGCTGGCCTATGTGTTGTTCACCTCGGGTTCGACGGGCGAGCCCAAGGGCGTCGAGGTCGCACACGGCGCGTCGATGAACACCGTGGAATTCATCGGTCGGCACTTCGAGATCGGTCCCGCGGACCGGTGCCTCGCGCTGTCGACGCTCGAAGGCGACATCTCGGTGATGGACGTCTTCGTCACGCTGCGCACCGGCGGCTCGATCGTGGTGGTCGACGAGGCACAGCGGCGCGATCCGGACGCTTGGTCCCGGCTGATCGCCGAGCATCAGGTGACCGTGCTGCACTTCATGCCCGGCTGGCTGGAGATGCTGAGCGAGGTCGGCGCGGGGCGGCTTTCGTCGGTGCGGGTGGTGCCGACGGGGGGTGACTGGGTGCGCCCCGAGGTGGTGCGCCGGTTGCGTGCCGACTCGCCGGGGCTGCGGTTCGCCGGCCTGGGTGGGGCCACCGAGACCGCCACGCACAACACGATTTTCGAGGTCGGCGATCTCGACGAGCTGTCCCCGGAGCTGACCGCGCTGCCGTTCGGCACCCCGCTGACCAACAACGTCTGCCGGGTGGTGAACGACCGCGGCGGGGACTGCCCGGACTGGGTCGCCGGCGAGTTGTGGATCAGCGGCCGCGGGATTGCGCGCGGGTATCGTGGGCGACCGGATCTCACCGCCGAGCGATTCGTCGAGCACGACGGCCAGACCTGGTATCGCACCGGCGATCTGGTCAGGTACTGGCCGGACGGCGTCCTGGAGTTCGTCGGGCGCGCCGACCACCGGGTCAAGATCAGCGGCTATCGCGTCGAGATCGGCGAGGTCGAGGTGGCGCTGCGGCAGATCCCCGGCGTGGCGACGGCGGTCGCGGCCCTGGTGACCGCGACGGGCGGCGGCGAGGTGCTCGCGGCGGCCATTCATGCCGACGGTTCAGAGCTGACCGCCGACGCGGTGCGGACCGCGATGTCGAACCTCGTTCCCGCGCACATGATTCCGCAGCATCTGTCGTTCGTGGACGCCGTGCCGTACACGGTGGCCGGCAAGATCGACCGACGGATCGTCGCGGGTCGACTCGCAACCGCGGTCGCGGAAGCCACGGCGCCCCAGCACCGGGCGCCGGCGACTCCGGTGGAGGCCGCGGTCGCGGTGATCGTGGGCGATGTGCTGAAGACCGACGGGGTCGGTGTGGACGACGACTTCTTCGCCTTGGGCGGCGACTCGGTGCTTGCGACGCAAGCCGTTGCGCGCGTTCGGTCCTGGCTGGACACCCCGGACATCATCGTCGCCGACATCTTCGCCACCCGGACGGTGGCGGCGCTGGCCGATCTGCTCGGCCGTCGTGAATCCGAACCCGGCCGACTCGAGCAGGTCGCCGAACTATATTTGGAAGTCGTCGGCATGGACGCCGGACGGGTGGTGGCAGCGATCGCCGGAGATGAAGCCCTGCAATGA
- a CDS encoding (2,3-dihydroxybenzoyl)adenylate synthase, producing the protein MPSSVMEGFVPFPQDRAESYRAAGYWAGRPLDSILTDAAHRWPNRTAVIDADGARRLTFAELNERADRAAAGLTELGIRAGDRALLQLPNSSEFAVALFALLRAGVIPVMCLTGHRAVELGHFAAVSEATALLIPDTASGFDYRPMARELARDNPGLRHVIVDGEPDEFAGWSQICASGATPPENQPDPETPALLLVSGGTTGTPKLIPRTHNDYVYNATASAELCGLTADDVYLTALPAAHNFPLACPGLLGAMTVGATTVFLANPSPESAFAAIARHGVTVTALVPALANLWAQATEWEPEAPTSLRLLQVGGAKLESDDAQRVRETLTPGLQQVFGMAEGLLNYTRPGDPPEVVDHTQGRPLCADDELRIVDDAGQPVPVGTEGQLLVRGPYTFNGYFRADEANATSFDPRGFYRSGDLVREHPGGNLEVTGRVKDVIHRGGETIPAADLEEHLRSHPAISSAAAVPLPDPYLGEKICAAVIFSGSPVTLTELNAYLDERGVARHARPDVLSVMTTLPTTPVGKVDKKAIARQLQS; encoded by the coding sequence ATGCCGTCGTCCGTCATGGAAGGCTTTGTGCCGTTTCCGCAGGACCGTGCGGAGAGCTACCGGGCCGCCGGCTACTGGGCGGGTCGTCCGCTCGACTCCATCCTCACCGATGCGGCACACCGCTGGCCGAACCGCACCGCGGTGATCGATGCCGACGGCGCACGACGATTGACGTTCGCGGAACTCAACGAGCGCGCCGACCGCGCGGCGGCCGGGTTGACCGAATTGGGTATCCGCGCCGGTGACCGCGCGCTGCTGCAACTGCCGAACAGCAGCGAGTTCGCGGTGGCCTTGTTCGCGCTCCTGCGGGCCGGAGTCATTCCGGTGATGTGTTTGACCGGCCACCGCGCCGTCGAGTTGGGGCACTTCGCCGCGGTGAGCGAGGCGACGGCACTGCTGATTCCCGACACCGCAAGCGGATTCGACTACCGCCCGATGGCCCGCGAATTGGCGCGCGACAATCCCGGGCTCCGCCACGTCATCGTCGACGGCGAACCCGACGAGTTCGCGGGCTGGTCGCAGATCTGCGCGAGTGGCGCGACACCGCCTGAGAATCAACCGGATCCGGAAACCCCCGCGTTGCTGCTGGTCTCGGGCGGTACGACCGGCACACCGAAGCTCATCCCCCGGACTCATAACGACTACGTGTACAACGCGACCGCGAGCGCCGAGCTCTGCGGGCTTACCGCCGACGATGTCTATCTGACGGCTTTGCCTGCGGCGCACAACTTTCCGCTGGCCTGCCCGGGGCTGCTCGGCGCAATGACGGTCGGGGCTACCACCGTGTTCCTGGCCAATCCCAGCCCCGAGTCCGCGTTCGCCGCGATCGCGCGGCACGGTGTCACCGTCACGGCACTTGTTCCGGCGTTGGCCAACTTGTGGGCGCAGGCCACCGAGTGGGAACCGGAGGCGCCAACCTCGTTGCGGCTGTTGCAAGTTGGCGGCGCCAAGCTGGAATCCGATGACGCACAACGGGTCCGCGAGACGCTGACACCGGGCCTGCAGCAGGTATTCGGTATGGCGGAGGGACTACTCAACTACACGCGGCCCGGCGACCCGCCCGAGGTCGTCGACCATACCCAGGGCCGGCCACTGTGCGCCGACGACGAATTGCGCATCGTCGACGACGCGGGCCAACCCGTACCGGTCGGCACCGAGGGTCAACTGCTGGTCCGTGGCCCGTACACCTTCAACGGCTACTTCCGCGCCGACGAGGCCAACGCAACCTCCTTCGATCCCCGCGGCTTCTACCGCAGCGGCGACCTGGTTCGGGAGCATCCAGGCGGAAACTTAGAGGTCACCGGCCGGGTGAAGGACGTGATCCACCGCGGCGGCGAGACCATTCCCGCGGCCGACCTGGAGGAACATCTGCGCAGCCATCCGGCGATCTCGTCGGCGGCAGCGGTGCCGCTGCCCGACCCGTACCTGGGCGAGAAGATCTGCGCGGCCGTCATCTTCTCCGGTAGCCCGGTGACGTTGACGGAGCTGAACGCCTACCTCGACGAGCGCGGGGTAGCCCGGCACGCGCGACCTGACGTGCTGAGCGTCATGACCACCCTGCCGACCACACCGGTCGGCAAGGTCGACAAGAAGGCGATAGCCAGGCAATTACAGTCTTAA
- a CDS encoding thioesterase II family protein gives MIFDNLTSVQKKEFPSWVKRFTGRAAGGRGATVVFPHAGGAATGYRKLATALAAGGGDTYIVQYPQRAERLTEPAAETVQDLARSLFVAGPWRQEAPLRLFGHSMGAVVAFEFARVAESRGAAVQKLWASAAPAPCAVEAKPDLPTSHDDLLVDMTDFGGTDAELLADPEFAELLVTAMRADYAAINRYTCGSDIQIAADISALGAYGDPRVAADELELWESHTSGAFDIDWFDGGHFYLDDHIDDIAARVNADG, from the coding sequence ATGATTTTCGATAACCTGACGTCGGTTCAGAAAAAGGAATTCCCGTCCTGGGTCAAGCGGTTCACCGGGCGGGCTGCCGGGGGTCGCGGTGCCACCGTGGTGTTCCCACACGCGGGGGGCGCAGCCACCGGCTACCGCAAGCTCGCGACCGCACTGGCCGCCGGCGGTGGCGACACCTACATCGTCCAGTACCCACAGCGCGCCGAGCGCCTCACCGAACCCGCCGCCGAAACCGTTCAGGATCTGGCCCGCAGCCTGTTCGTCGCCGGACCCTGGCGCCAGGAGGCGCCGCTGCGACTGTTCGGCCACAGCATGGGCGCCGTGGTGGCCTTCGAATTCGCCAGGGTCGCCGAATCCCGCGGCGCCGCAGTGCAGAAGCTGTGGGCGTCCGCGGCGCCTGCCCCCTGTGCGGTCGAAGCGAAGCCTGATCTTCCGACCAGCCACGACGATCTGCTGGTAGACATGACCGACTTCGGCGGTACCGACGCCGAACTGCTCGCCGACCCGGAGTTCGCCGAGTTGCTGGTGACCGCGATGCGCGCCGACTACGCGGCGATCAATCGCTACACCTGTGGTTCCGACATCCAGATCGCCGCCGACATCTCCGCGCTGGGCGCGTACGGCGACCCGCGTGTCGCCGCCGACGAACTGGAACTCTGGGAGAGCCACACCTCGGGCGCGTTCGACATCGACTGGTTCGACGGCGGACATTTCTACCTCGACGACCACATCGACGACATCGCGGCACGGGTGAATGCCGATGGCTGA